One part of the Streptomyces sp. AM 2-1-1 genome encodes these proteins:
- a CDS encoding aminotransferase class V-fold PLP-dependent enzyme: protein MSSSSAALDTAGPAAAPEAESAPLPVLGKDVTVPLVTGGEVTYAALDYAASAPALQRVWDDVAAYAPYYGSVHRGAGYLSQLSTDLFENSRVTVAEFLGCRADDQVIFTRSTTDSLNLLASVLPAGCQVFVYETEHHASLLPWRDSRVTYLNAPRTPRQAVETLERALADRDPHGPALVCVTGASNVTGELWPVRELAAAAHAHGARIVVDAAQLAPHHPVDIAELDVDWVAFSGHKLYAPFGSGVLAGRADWLQDSEPYLAGGGASKKVARRADGGVDVEWHTTAARHEAGSPNVIGVYSIASACKALTEAGFDKLVAREQRLVARVRAGLAEVPEVKVLSLFGEDAPRVGVISFVVEGWNSSHFAAALSAEYGIGVRDGLFCAHPLVRTLLGSDPQDPGECGAPEAEPGERSLNAIRVSFGAGTPDEHVDRFVRAVGELVSEGAQWKYRTEGGRCVPDRGAAQI, encoded by the coding sequence ATGTCCTCTTCTTCTGCTGCCCTCGACACCGCCGGTCCCGCCGCCGCACCGGAAGCGGAGAGCGCCCCGCTGCCGGTGCTCGGCAAGGACGTCACCGTCCCCCTCGTCACCGGCGGCGAAGTCACCTACGCGGCCCTGGACTACGCGGCCAGCGCCCCCGCCCTCCAGCGGGTCTGGGACGACGTCGCGGCCTACGCGCCGTACTACGGCAGCGTGCACCGCGGCGCCGGTTACCTCTCGCAGCTCTCCACCGACCTCTTCGAGAACAGCCGCGTCACCGTCGCCGAGTTCCTCGGCTGCCGCGCCGACGACCAGGTGATCTTCACCCGCTCCACCACCGACTCCCTCAACCTGCTCGCCTCGGTACTCCCGGCCGGCTGCCAGGTGTTCGTCTACGAGACCGAGCACCACGCTTCGCTGCTTCCCTGGCGCGACTCCCGCGTCACCTACCTCAACGCGCCGCGCACCCCGCGGCAGGCCGTCGAGACCCTGGAGCGCGCGCTCGCCGACCGCGACCCCCACGGCCCGGCCCTCGTCTGCGTCACCGGCGCCTCCAACGTCACCGGCGAGCTGTGGCCGGTCAGGGAACTGGCCGCCGCCGCCCACGCGCACGGTGCCCGCATCGTGGTGGACGCCGCCCAGCTCGCCCCGCACCACCCGGTGGACATCGCGGAACTGGACGTCGACTGGGTCGCCTTCTCCGGCCACAAGCTCTACGCCCCCTTCGGCTCCGGCGTCCTCGCCGGCCGCGCCGACTGGCTCCAGGACTCCGAGCCCTACCTGGCCGGCGGCGGCGCGTCGAAGAAGGTCGCCCGGCGCGCCGACGGCGGCGTGGACGTCGAGTGGCACACCACCGCCGCCCGCCACGAGGCCGGTTCGCCCAACGTCATCGGCGTCTACTCCATCGCCTCCGCCTGCAAGGCCCTGACCGAGGCCGGCTTCGACAAGCTGGTCGCCCGGGAGCAGCGGCTCGTCGCCCGGGTCCGCGCGGGCCTCGCCGAGGTGCCGGAGGTCAAGGTGCTCTCGCTCTTCGGCGAGGACGCCCCGCGCGTCGGCGTCATCTCCTTCGTGGTGGAGGGCTGGAACAGCTCGCACTTCGCCGCCGCGCTCTCCGCCGAGTACGGCATCGGCGTCCGCGACGGCCTGTTCTGCGCCCACCCCCTGGTCCGCACGCTGCTCGGCAGCGACCCGCAGGACCCGGGCGAGTGCGGTGCGCCGGAGGCCGAGCCGGGCGAGCGCTCCCTGAACGCCATCCGCGTCAGCTTCGGCGCCGGTACGCCGGACGAGCACGTGGACCGCTTCGTGCGGGCGGTCGGCGAGCTGGTGAGCGAGGGCGCCCAGTGGAAGTACCGCACCGAGGGCGGTCGTTGCGTCCCGGACCGGGGCGCCGCGCAGATCTGA
- a CDS encoding C40 family peptidase has product MASHRRPKQPSRTRVTVLTATAAAAVALSAQAAHADPQPTKAEVKAKVDKLYHEAEAATEKYNGAKEQQEKLKKEVDALQDKVAREQADLNTLRGELGSIATAQYRSGGIDPSVQLFFSSDPDDFLDQASALDSLTAKQAESLEKIQAKQRTLAQEREEAQAKLSELAEVRDALGANKKKFQKKLSDAQALLNTLTAAERQKMADEDARASRDAGSRVDLGSEVPASALGAAALANAATQIGKPYVSGGTGPNSFDCSGLTQWAYAQAGVAITRTTYTQINQGTQIGRSQLKPGDLVFFNSTSHVALYAGNNQVLHAPKPGAFVRYESMNTIGSFQVGVRI; this is encoded by the coding sequence GTGGCGTCCCACCGTCGACCCAAGCAGCCGAGCCGCACCCGCGTGACCGTGCTCACCGCCACCGCCGCAGCCGCCGTGGCGCTCTCCGCCCAGGCGGCCCACGCCGACCCCCAGCCGACCAAGGCCGAGGTCAAGGCGAAGGTCGACAAGCTCTACCACGAGGCCGAGGCCGCCACCGAGAAGTACAACGGGGCCAAGGAGCAGCAGGAGAAGCTGAAGAAGGAGGTCGACGCCCTCCAGGACAAGGTCGCGCGTGAGCAGGCCGACCTCAACACCCTCCGCGGCGAACTCGGTTCGATCGCCACCGCGCAGTACCGCTCCGGCGGCATCGACCCCTCCGTGCAGCTCTTCTTCTCGTCGGACCCCGACGACTTCCTCGACCAGGCCTCGGCGCTGGACAGCCTGACGGCCAAGCAGGCCGAATCGCTGGAGAAGATCCAGGCCAAGCAGCGCACCCTCGCCCAGGAGCGCGAGGAGGCCCAGGCCAAGCTCTCCGAGCTCGCCGAGGTCCGCGACGCCCTCGGCGCCAACAAGAAGAAGTTCCAGAAGAAGCTCTCCGACGCGCAGGCCCTGCTGAACACCCTCACCGCCGCCGAGCGCCAGAAGATGGCCGATGAGGACGCGCGCGCCAGCCGCGACGCCGGCAGCCGCGTCGACCTCGGCAGCGAGGTGCCCGCCTCCGCCCTCGGCGCCGCGGCCCTCGCCAACGCCGCCACCCAGATCGGCAAGCCGTACGTCTCCGGCGGCACGGGCCCGAACTCCTTCGACTGCTCCGGTCTGACGCAGTGGGCCTACGCCCAGGCCGGTGTGGCGATCACCCGCACCACCTACACCCAGATCAACCAGGGCACCCAGATCGGCCGCAGCCAGCTCAAGCCCGGCGACCTGGTCTTCTTCAACAGCACCTCCCACGTGGCCCTGTACGCCGGCAACAACCAGGTGCTGCACGCCCCTAAGCCCGGCGCCTTCGTGCGCTACGAGTCGATGAACACCATCGGCAGCTTCCAGGTCGGCGTCCGCATCTGA
- a CDS encoding NYN domain-containing protein: protein MEQPTSGADPADGADGAVEALDRPLPEGVRRRVVALVAEAFGGLTVGELPAQLRQYARFTPTRRAKFAGNAMAAALEGDARFRGRIGERIAAAQPELARALEAGAPPAAADPVDVAAAAYVLRPVGWVKLVQAAGEEVQRASAERADDETRRETERLREELAQARGQTKADAERLRAELDAARKESESLHRKLRSALSEVKRHEAALRRSAAEADAVRAEAAAQVSQAESESRRLKTRLAEAETAVETGRRAAREGRSVEDMRLRLLLDTVLDAAAGLRRELALPPATSRPADGVDAVEPGRMSPKDIAARALSETDPALLDQLLALPQAHLIIDGYNVTKTGYPQMPLEKQRLRLLGGLSMLAAQTGAEMTCVFDGAELAVPVLLAPPRGVRVLFSKAGVTADELIRQLARAEPPGRPVVVVSTDREVADGVAKAGARPVASALLLKRLSRV, encoded by the coding sequence GTGGAGCAGCCGACCAGCGGCGCTGATCCGGCCGATGGGGCCGACGGCGCCGTCGAGGCGCTCGACCGCCCGCTGCCCGAAGGCGTGCGACGGCGGGTCGTCGCCCTGGTCGCGGAGGCCTTCGGCGGTCTGACCGTCGGCGAGCTGCCCGCGCAGTTGCGGCAGTACGCCCGCTTCACCCCCACCCGGCGCGCCAAGTTCGCCGGGAACGCCATGGCCGCCGCCCTGGAGGGAGACGCCCGCTTCCGCGGGCGCATCGGGGAGCGGATCGCGGCGGCCCAGCCGGAACTGGCCCGCGCCCTGGAGGCCGGTGCGCCGCCGGCCGCCGCTGACCCGGTGGACGTCGCCGCCGCCGCGTACGTGCTGCGCCCGGTCGGCTGGGTCAAGCTGGTGCAGGCCGCGGGCGAGGAGGTCCAGCGGGCGAGCGCCGAGCGCGCCGACGACGAGACCCGGCGCGAGACGGAGCGACTGCGCGAGGAGCTGGCCCAGGCACGCGGCCAGACGAAGGCGGACGCCGAGCGGCTGCGCGCCGAACTCGACGCCGCCCGCAAGGAGTCCGAGTCGCTCCACCGCAAACTGCGCAGCGCCCTCAGTGAGGTCAAGCGCCACGAGGCCGCGCTGCGCAGGTCCGCGGCCGAGGCGGACGCCGTACGCGCGGAGGCGGCGGCCCAGGTCTCCCAGGCCGAGAGCGAGAGCCGCCGGCTCAAGACGCGGCTGGCGGAGGCCGAGACGGCCGTGGAGACGGGCCGCCGGGCCGCCCGCGAGGGCCGTTCGGTGGAGGACATGCGGCTGCGGCTGCTGCTGGACACCGTGCTCGACGCCGCCGCGGGCCTGCGCCGCGAACTCGCCCTGCCTCCCGCCACGTCCCGTCCGGCGGACGGGGTGGACGCGGTCGAGCCGGGCCGGATGTCGCCCAAGGACATCGCGGCGAGGGCGTTGTCGGAGACCGATCCGGCGCTGCTCGACCAGTTGCTGGCCCTGCCGCAGGCGCATCTGATCATCGACGGCTACAACGTCACGAAGACCGGCTATCCGCAGATGCCGCTGGAGAAGCAGCGGTTGCGGCTGCTCGGCGGTCTGTCGATGCTGGCGGCCCAGACGGGCGCGGAGATGACCTGTGTGTTCGACGGGGCGGAACTGGCGGTGCCGGTGCTGCTCGCGCCGCCTCGCGGGGTCCGGGTGCTCTTCAGCAAGGCGGGGGTGACCGCCGACGAGCTGATCCGCCAACTGGCCCGCGCCGAACCGCCGGGACGCCCCGTCGTGGTGGTCTCCACCGACCGCGAGGTGGCGGACGGAGTGGCCAAGGCCGGGGCGCGGCCGGTCGCGTCCGCCTTGCTCCTGAAGCGGCTTTCGCGCGTTTAG
- a CDS encoding cytochrome bc complex cytochrome b subunit encodes MSTTTQTTRKAPAGERVADWADGRLGIYGLAKANMRKIFPDHWSFMLGEVALYSFIIIILTGVYLTLFFHPSMNEVVYHGSYEPLQGIRMSEAYASTVNISFDVRGGLLVRQIHHWAALIFLAAMFVHMMRVFFTGAFRKPREINWLFGFLLFVLGMFTGFTGYSLPDDLLSGTGVRFMQGAVLSVPLVGTYLAYFLFGGNFPGGDFVARFYSVHILLLPGIMMGLLVAHLILVFYHKHTQFAGPGRTNKNVVGMPLLPVYMAKAGGFFFLVFGIISVVAAIASINPIWAIGPYRPDQVSTGAQPDWYMGFSEGLIRVMPGWEINLWGHTLVLGVFIPLVIFPLVLAAIAVYPFLESWVTGDKREHHILDRPRNAPTRTAFGVAWLSWYFVLLVGGGNDLWATHFHLSINAITWFVRVGFFVVPVLVFIATKRICLGLQRRDHDKVLHGRESGLIKRLPHGEFVEVHEPLGQGQLHTLTAHDQYQPLEIGPTVDENGVERKPSALTKLRAKLSKGYYGEHNQIAKPTAEEYKEITSGHGHH; translated from the coding sequence ATGAGTACTACGACACAGACCACGCGCAAGGCGCCCGCCGGTGAGCGGGTCGCCGACTGGGCGGACGGCCGGCTGGGCATCTACGGCCTGGCCAAGGCCAACATGCGCAAGATCTTCCCGGACCACTGGTCCTTCATGCTGGGCGAGGTCGCGCTCTACAGCTTCATCATCATCATCCTCACGGGTGTGTATCTGACGCTGTTCTTCCACCCGAGCATGAACGAAGTCGTGTACCACGGCTCGTACGAGCCCCTGCAGGGCATCCGGATGTCCGAGGCGTACGCCTCGACGGTGAACATCAGCTTCGACGTCCGCGGTGGTCTGCTCGTGCGGCAGATCCACCACTGGGCCGCGCTGATCTTCCTGGCCGCGATGTTCGTGCACATGATGCGCGTGTTCTTCACGGGCGCGTTCCGCAAGCCGCGCGAGATCAACTGGCTCTTCGGCTTCCTGCTGTTCGTGCTGGGCATGTTCACCGGCTTCACCGGCTACTCGCTCCCGGACGACCTGCTCTCCGGTACGGGTGTCCGCTTCATGCAGGGCGCGGTCCTGTCCGTGCCGCTCGTCGGCACGTACCTCGCGTACTTCCTGTTCGGCGGGAACTTCCCCGGCGGCGACTTCGTGGCCCGGTTCTACTCGGTGCACATCCTGCTGCTCCCGGGCATCATGATGGGCCTGCTGGTGGCCCACCTGATCCTGGTCTTCTACCACAAGCACACGCAGTTCGCGGGCCCCGGCCGTACGAACAAGAACGTCGTGGGCATGCCGCTGCTGCCGGTCTACATGGCCAAGGCCGGAGGGTTCTTCTTCCTGGTCTTCGGCATCATCTCGGTCGTCGCGGCCATCGCCTCGATCAACCCGATCTGGGCCATCGGGCCGTACCGGCCGGACCAGGTGTCCACCGGCGCGCAGCCCGACTGGTACATGGGCTTCTCCGAGGGCCTGATCCGTGTCATGCCCGGCTGGGAGATCAACCTCTGGGGTCACACGCTCGTCCTGGGCGTCTTCATCCCGCTGGTCATCTTCCCGCTGGTGCTGGCGGCGATCGCGGTCTACCCGTTCCTCGAGTCCTGGGTCACCGGCGACAAGCGTGAGCACCACATCCTGGACCGGCCGCGCAACGCGCCGACCCGCACCGCCTTCGGTGTCGCCTGGCTCAGCTGGTACTTCGTGCTGCTCGTCGGTGGTGGCAACGACCTGTGGGCGACCCACTTCCACCTGTCGATCAACGCCATCACCTGGTTCGTCCGGGTCGGCTTCTTCGTGGTGCCGGTCCTCGTGTTCATCGCCACCAAGCGGATCTGCCTCGGCCTCCAGCGCCGCGACCACGACAAGGTGCTGCACGGACGCGAGTCCGGGCTCATCAAGCGCCTGCCGCACGGCGAGTTCGTCGAGGTCCACGAGCCGCTCGGCCAGGGCCAGCTGCACACCCTCACCGCGCACGACCAGTACCAGCCGCTCGAGATCGGCCCGACGGTCGACGAGAACGGTGTCGAGCGCAAGCCCTCGGCCCTGACGAAGCTGCGCGCCAAGCTCAGCAAGGGCTACTACGGCGAGCACAACCAGATCGCCAAGCCCACCGCCGAGGAGTACAAGGAGATCACCAGCGGCCACGGTCACCACTGA
- a CDS encoding Lrp/AsnC ligand binding domain-containing protein: MITAIVLIRTSVDRIPEIAESVAALDSVSEVFSVTGTYDLIAMVRVARHDDLAEVIPGRISKIPGVEGTDTHVAFRTYSQHDLEAAFAIGLDA; the protein is encoded by the coding sequence GTGATCACCGCGATCGTGCTCATCAGAACCAGCGTCGACCGGATTCCGGAGATCGCGGAGTCCGTCGCGGCGCTGGACAGTGTCAGCGAGGTCTTCTCGGTCACCGGTACGTACGACCTGATCGCCATGGTCCGGGTGGCCCGCCACGACGACCTCGCCGAGGTCATCCCCGGCCGGATCAGCAAGATCCCGGGCGTGGAGGGCACCGACACGCACGTGGCCTTCCGTACGTACTCGCAGCACGACCTGGAAGCGGCCTTCGCCATCGGCCTGGACGCGTAA
- the trpD gene encoding anthranilate phosphoribosyltransferase has protein sequence MNVATPNGGDGAADRSWSGVLTPLLRGEDLGADDTAWAMDRIMSGDATDAQIAGFAVALRAKGETVAEVGGLVRAMYAHARTIEVPGPSVDIVGTGGDLAKTVNISTMSAIVIAGTGAKVVKHGNRSASSASGASDVLEKLGVNLELTPQRVAEVAAEAGITFCFAVKFHPALRYAAKARRELGTQTTFNILGPLTNPAHVRAQAVGVADLRMAPIVAGVLAERGNSALVFRGDDGLDELTTTATSRVWVVRDGEVREEGFDPRHVGLELVPVEALRGGDPSYNADVARRVLDGEKGAVRDAVLLNSAAALVALEPGGGTLTEQIGAKMAAAAESVDSGSAHRALERWVAASNA, from the coding sequence ATGAACGTGGCGACCCCGAACGGCGGCGACGGCGCGGCGGACCGTTCCTGGTCCGGCGTGCTGACTCCCCTCCTGCGCGGCGAGGACCTCGGGGCGGACGACACCGCATGGGCCATGGACCGGATCATGAGCGGGGACGCCACCGACGCGCAGATCGCCGGCTTCGCCGTCGCGCTGCGCGCCAAGGGCGAGACGGTCGCCGAGGTCGGCGGCCTGGTCCGCGCGATGTACGCGCACGCCCGCACCATCGAGGTGCCCGGCCCTTCGGTCGACATCGTCGGCACCGGCGGCGACCTCGCGAAGACCGTCAACATCTCCACCATGTCCGCGATCGTGATCGCCGGCACGGGTGCCAAGGTCGTCAAGCACGGCAACCGGTCCGCCTCCTCGGCGAGCGGCGCGTCGGACGTCCTGGAGAAGCTCGGCGTCAACCTGGAGCTGACCCCGCAGCGGGTCGCCGAGGTGGCGGCCGAGGCGGGCATCACCTTCTGCTTCGCGGTGAAGTTCCACCCGGCGCTGCGGTACGCGGCCAAGGCCCGCAGGGAACTGGGCACCCAGACCACCTTCAACATCCTCGGCCCGCTCACCAACCCGGCCCACGTCCGCGCCCAGGCCGTCGGGGTCGCCGACCTCCGGATGGCCCCCATCGTGGCCGGCGTCCTCGCCGAGCGCGGCAACTCCGCCCTCGTCTTCCGCGGCGACGACGGGCTCGACGAACTGACGACCACGGCGACCTCCCGGGTCTGGGTGGTCCGCGACGGCGAGGTCCGCGAAGAGGGCTTCGACCCGCGCCACGTGGGGCTGGAGCTGGTGCCGGTCGAGGCGCTGCGCGGCGGCGACCCCTCGTACAACGCCGACGTCGCCCGCCGGGTGCTGGACGGTGAGAAGGGCGCCGTGCGCGACGCCGTCCTGCTGAACTCGGCAGCCGCGCTGGTGGCGCTGGAACCGGGCGGGGGCACGCTCACCGAACAGATCGGCGCCAAGATGGCCGCCGCGGCCGAGTCCGTCGACTCCGGCTCCGCGCACCGCGCACTGGAGCGCTGGGTGGCGGCGAGCAACGCCTGA
- a CDS encoding NlpC/P60 family protein, whose amino-acid sequence MVSHRRPTQSGLDRGVRAAVLTAAAASAAAGLTGAPASAEPPHDRDATRARVDRLYEEAERATERFNRAGEETDRLREKAGRAQEAAARTRETLNRMRGGLGALAGAQYRAGTLDPSLALLFSSDPDTFLDRAATLDRLGARQSLALDKLLRARQKMAQIHAEATGALRDLERGRAAVARHKRAVESKLAEARRLLATLPPGERAAHDGRSDRSGRLPGPGGTDGIDALRAAAGGLGGSARALTALAAAQQALGRPYVWGASGPGSFDCSGLMQWAYARAGVSLPRTSQAQRYAGRTVPLSQALPGDLVAYRADASHIGMYAGNGQVIHAPYPGAAVRYDPVGMMPVSSVTRV is encoded by the coding sequence GTGGTGTCCCATCGCCGTCCCACACAGTCCGGCCTCGACCGGGGCGTCCGTGCCGCGGTCCTGACGGCAGCCGCCGCGAGTGCCGCCGCCGGCCTCACCGGGGCGCCCGCGAGCGCGGAACCGCCGCACGACCGGGACGCCACCCGGGCCCGCGTCGACCGGCTCTACGAGGAGGCGGAGCGGGCCACCGAACGGTTCAACCGGGCGGGCGAGGAGACCGACCGGCTCCGCGAGAAGGCCGGCCGTGCCCAGGAGGCGGCCGCCCGGACCCGGGAGACCCTCAACCGGATGCGCGGGGGCCTCGGCGCCCTCGCCGGGGCGCAGTACCGCGCGGGCACCCTCGACCCCTCCCTGGCGCTGCTCTTCTCCTCGGACCCGGACACCTTCCTCGACCGGGCCGCCACCCTCGACCGGCTCGGCGCCCGCCAGTCGCTCGCCCTCGACAAACTCCTGCGCGCGCGCCAGAAGATGGCGCAGATCCACGCCGAGGCCACCGGCGCCCTGCGGGACCTGGAACGCGGCCGGGCCGCCGTCGCCCGGCACAAGCGCGCCGTCGAGTCCAAGCTCGCGGAGGCCCGCCGCCTGCTGGCCACCCTCCCGCCCGGGGAGCGCGCCGCCCACGACGGCCGCTCCGACCGCTCCGGCCGGCTGCCCGGCCCCGGCGGCACCGACGGCATCGACGCCCTCCGGGCGGCCGCGGGCGGTCTGGGGGGCTCCGCGAGGGCGCTCACCGCACTGGCCGCCGCCCAGCAGGCGCTGGGCCGACCGTACGTCTGGGGAGCCAGCGGCCCCGGCAGCTTCGACTGCTCCGGGCTCATGCAGTGGGCCTACGCCCGCGCGGGCGTCAGCCTGCCCCGCACCTCCCAGGCCCAGCGGTACGCGGGCCGCACGGTGCCCCTCTCCCAGGCGCTCCCCGGCGACCTCGTCGCCTACCGGGCGGACGCCAGCCACATCGGCATGTACGCCGGGAACGGCCAGGTCATCCACGCCCCCTATCCCGGCGCCGCGGTCCGTTACGACCCCGTCGGCATGATGCCCGTCTCCTCGGTCACCCGGGTCTGA
- a CDS encoding rhomboid family intramembrane serine protease: protein MTDVRDRGLRRAVRRLRAPAAAGGAPVTYGLIAVCCLVFLASPLSGFGPVHGTADAALAARAGYFERWGVIPADLWNGPARAWVTPFTALFVHGGWLHLLGNMLFLHVFGAMAEERMGHLAFALFYAGCGSLTLVVYAAAYSGSEQTLVGASGAISAVLGAFLRLFPRTRVTSLFPFLLFLPLRFPAWIVLLFWFVLQWLAARSAGSGPGVAYLAHVAGFGAGFVLAGGVRRRGAKVKTPATATEGESQP, encoded by the coding sequence ATGACCGACGTACGGGACAGGGGGCTGCGGAGGGCGGTGAGGAGGCTGCGTGCACCGGCCGCGGCGGGCGGCGCACCGGTCACGTACGGCCTCATCGCGGTGTGCTGCCTGGTCTTCCTCGCCAGCCCGCTCTCCGGCTTCGGTCCCGTGCACGGCACCGCCGACGCGGCCCTCGCCGCCCGAGCCGGCTACTTCGAGCGGTGGGGGGTGATCCCGGCGGACCTGTGGAACGGTCCGGCCCGCGCGTGGGTCACCCCGTTCACCGCCCTCTTCGTGCACGGCGGCTGGCTGCACCTGCTGGGCAACATGCTCTTCCTGCACGTGTTCGGCGCGATGGCCGAGGAGCGGATGGGGCACCTGGCCTTCGCCCTCTTCTACGCGGGCTGCGGCTCGCTGACCCTGGTGGTCTACGCGGCGGCGTACTCCGGGTCCGAACAGACGCTGGTGGGAGCCTCGGGCGCGATCTCCGCGGTCCTCGGGGCCTTCCTCCGCCTCTTCCCCCGGACCCGGGTCACCAGCCTCTTCCCGTTCCTCCTCTTCCTGCCGCTGCGCTTCCCGGCGTGGATCGTGCTGCTCTTCTGGTTCGTCCTCCAGTGGCTCGCGGCCCGGAGCGCGGGGAGCGGTCCCGGCGTCGCCTATCTGGCGCACGTGGCGGGCTTCGGCGCCGGGTTCGTCCTGGCCGGGGGTGTCCGCCGGCGTGGGGCTAAAGTGAAGACTCCAGCCACGGCCACCGAGGGAGAAAGCCAGCCGTGA
- a CDS encoding Rieske 2Fe-2S domain-containing protein: MSSQEENPEKSLLTEQDTAHGAVVGAGDPFADPGLPAHKPRIQDIDERAANRSERVVAYLFILSMLATVAFIASYVIFPVDKIVYIWPFGHVSALNFSLGLTLGVALFAIGAGAVHWARTLMSDVESAAERHPIEAAPEVKAQVLADFKAGAEESVIGRRKLIRTTMFGALALVPLAGVVLLRDLGPLPEKKLRSTLWAKGKKLINMNTMEPLRPEDIAVGSLTFAMPEGLEEDAEDFQAQIAKAALMIIRIEPDDIKDKREREWAHEGIVAFSKICTHVGCPISLYEQQTHHVLCPCHQSTFDLSDGARVIFGPAGHALPQLRIGVSSEGDLEALGDFEEPVGPAFWERG, from the coding sequence ATGAGTAGCCAAGAAGAGAATCCAGAGAAGAGCCTGCTCACCGAGCAGGACACCGCGCACGGCGCGGTAGTGGGTGCGGGCGACCCGTTCGCCGACCCGGGGCTGCCGGCCCACAAGCCGCGCATCCAGGACATCGACGAACGTGCCGCGAACCGCTCCGAGCGAGTCGTCGCGTACCTGTTCATCCTGTCCATGCTGGCGACGGTCGCGTTCATCGCGTCCTACGTCATCTTCCCGGTCGACAAGATCGTCTACATCTGGCCGTTCGGGCACGTGAGCGCGCTCAACTTCTCCCTGGGTCTCACCCTGGGCGTGGCGCTCTTCGCCATCGGCGCGGGCGCCGTCCACTGGGCGCGCACCCTGATGTCCGACGTCGAGTCGGCTGCCGAGCGTCACCCGATCGAGGCGGCGCCCGAGGTCAAGGCGCAGGTCCTCGCCGACTTCAAGGCCGGCGCCGAGGAGTCCGTGATCGGCCGTCGCAAGCTGATCCGCACCACGATGTTCGGCGCGCTGGCCCTGGTGCCGCTCGCCGGTGTGGTGCTGCTGCGCGACCTCGGTCCGCTGCCGGAGAAGAAGCTCCGCTCGACCCTGTGGGCCAAGGGCAAGAAGCTCATCAACATGAACACGATGGAGCCTCTGCGTCCCGAGGACATCGCCGTCGGTTCGCTGACCTTCGCCATGCCCGAGGGCCTGGAGGAGGACGCGGAGGACTTCCAGGCGCAGATCGCCAAGGCGGCCCTGATGATCATCCGCATCGAGCCGGACGACATCAAGGACAAGCGCGAGCGCGAGTGGGCGCACGAGGGCATCGTCGCCTTCTCCAAGATCTGTACCCACGTCGGCTGCCCGATCAGCCTGTACGAGCAGCAGACGCACCACGTGCTCTGCCCGTGCCACCAGTCCACCTTCGACCTCTCCGACGGCGCCCGCGTCATCTTCGGTCCGGCCGGGCACGCGCTTCCGCAGCTGCGGATCGGCGTGAGCAGCGAGGGCGACCTCGAAGCCCTCGGTGACTTCGAAGAGCCCGTCGGTCCTGCCTTCTGGGAGCGCGGATGA